A part of Podarcis muralis chromosome 13, rPodMur119.hap1.1, whole genome shotgun sequence genomic DNA contains:
- the LOC114581919 gene encoding uncharacterized protein LOC114581919: MAAIVPRADSRGTDIFATRHGFFVVRSDLGCFLQALDFRLGQDLQVWDLHPACRGADHYVGDPTSSAIYLLRGDSFCKVLDLSSEPPSSTLPLHPSCQGGNHYAFCEGRFFIFFLTRGVVLSVADLATGATAKEICLEPALLNGLYYYGADASHLACLRMDEENGLCGYLFGAAGPKETFSIHPDVVSFLPGGLGHTHGAAFGAWECLKLISNATDLPMPSSHEITRKVGSSKLAFSQKYRVSGSLDPESLAASLLQHQFSLPVAYGGLGLRTEQEEWEEAAEEGEALRVILQPRQKLYWWHYQLGLGKEPLLYCRSLKVTRSPSPPTHIPLPQVDS, from the coding sequence ATGGCTGCCATTGTGCCCCGGGCAGACTCCCGTGGCACAGACATCTTTGCTACCCGCCACGGTTTCTTCGTCGTCCGCTCGGACCTGGGTTGTTTCCTCCAAGCGCTCGACTTCCGTTTGGGGCAGGACCTCCAAGTGTGGGATCTGCACCCGGCCTGCCGCGGTGCGGACCACTACGTGGGGGACCCCACCAGCTCCGCCATCTACCTCCTCCGCGGGGACTCGTTCTGCAAAGTGCTTGACCTGAGCTCCGAGCCGCCCTCCAGTACCCTCCCGCTGCACCCCAGCTGCCAAGGAGGCAACCATTATGCCTTCTGCGAGGGCCGGTTCTTCATCTTTTTCCTGACACGTGGAGTGGTCCTATCCGTGGCCGACCTGGCCACTGGGGCCACGGCTAAGGAGATCTGCTTGGAGCCAGCACTTCTCAACGGACTGTATTACTATGGTGCAGACGCCAGCCACCTCGCTTGCTTAAGGATGGATGAAGAAAACGGGCTTTGTGGCTACCTTTTTGGAGCGGCAGGGCCCAAGGAGACCTTCTCCATCCACCCTGACGTggtctccttccttcctggggGGCTGGGCCACACCCACGGGGCTGCCTTTGGCGCTTGGGAATGCCTCAAGCTGATCTCCAATGCCACAGACCTGCCCATGCCCAGCAGCCACGAAATCACCCGCAAAGTTGGTTCCTCGAAGCTGGCGTTCAGTCAGAAATACCGTGTCTCTGGATCTCTGGATCCAGAGTCCCTGGCCGCCTCCCTTCTCCAGCACCAGTTTTCCCTCCCCGTCGCTTACGGTGGTCTGGGGCTTCGGACGGAGCAGgaagagtgggaggaggcagctgaGGAAGGAGAGGCTTTGCGGGTGATCTTGCAACCCCGTCAGAAGCTGTACTGGTGGCATTACCAGCTGGGGTTGGGCAAAGAGCCCCTCCTCTACTGCCGGTCTCTGAAAGTCACCCGCAGCCCCTCGCCACCCACCCATATACCTCTGCCACAGGTTGATTCTTGA